Proteins encoded in a region of the Zunongwangia endophytica genome:
- a CDS encoding LytR/AlgR family response regulator transcription factor, whose product MEDILLKCAVVDDSSLQRLSIVKMIKDHPNLTLVAEYNNAIETKNGLLDNEIDLIFLDIEMPILSGFELLDDLPNKPQIVFVTGKTKYAYKAFDYSAVDYLQKPVSKERFNNATTKALNMYKLKTQAVLPEDEDFIFVKSNLKNRKVFLNRLKYIQALGDYVKFVTEEDNFVVLATMKSFEQELPSEKFLRTHKSYIVNLEKVERYNSKTIEISGEKLPLSRHKKNNLVEALAATKA is encoded by the coding sequence GTGGAAGATATTTTGTTAAAATGTGCAGTGGTAGATGATTCAAGTCTTCAAAGACTATCTATTGTCAAAATGATAAAGGATCATCCCAACCTTACTTTGGTAGCGGAATACAATAATGCTATCGAAACTAAGAATGGTCTATTAGATAATGAGATAGATCTTATATTTTTGGATATAGAAATGCCAATTTTGTCGGGATTCGAACTTCTAGATGATCTTCCTAACAAACCGCAAATTGTTTTTGTTACCGGTAAAACGAAATACGCCTATAAAGCTTTTGATTATAGTGCCGTAGATTATTTACAAAAACCAGTAAGCAAAGAACGCTTTAATAATGCTACAACTAAGGCGTTAAACATGTACAAGCTTAAAACGCAGGCTGTACTTCCCGAAGATGAAGATTTTATCTTTGTAAAAAGTAATTTAAAAAATCGCAAGGTCTTTTTAAATCGCTTAAAGTATATTCAGGCTCTTGGGGACTATGTAAAATTTGTTACTGAAGAAGACAATTTTGTAGTATTGGCTACAATGAAATCTTTTGAGCAAGAATTACCTTCAGAAAAATTTCTACGAACTCACAAATCTTATATTGTGAATTTAGAAAAAGTAGAACGATATAATAGTAAAACCATAGAGATATCTGGGGAGAAGTTGCCTTTAAGCCGACATAAGAAAAATAATCTTGTAGAAGCTTTAGCAGCTACCAAAGCCTAG
- the rpsF gene encoding 30S ribosomal protein S6 has translation MNHYETVFILNPVLSDEQIKETVKKYEEFLVSKGAEMVSKENWGLKKLAYAIQHKKSGFYHLFEFKAPGEAIEPLELAFRRDERMMRYLTVKLDKHAIAWAEKRRKRIQEKA, from the coding sequence ATGAATCATTATGAAACTGTTTTCATCTTGAATCCCGTTTTATCTGATGAGCAGATAAAGGAAACAGTTAAGAAATACGAAGAATTTCTTGTTTCTAAAGGAGCTGAGATGGTATCAAAGGAGAATTGGGGGCTAAAAAAATTAGCTTACGCAATTCAGCACAAAAAAAGTGGTTTTTATCACTTATTTGAATTTAAAGCACCAGGAGAGGCTATCGAGCCTTTAGAACTTGCTTTTAGAAGAGATGAGCGTATGATGCGTTATTTAACTGTGAAGTTAGATAAGCATGCTATTGCCTGGGCTGAGAAAAGAAGAAAAAGAATCCAAGAAAAAGCGTAA
- the rpsR gene encoding 30S ribosomal protein S18, translated as MATSIEQQAKGKKDGEIRYLTPLNIETTKTKKYCRFKRSGIKYIDYKDPNFLMSFVNEQGKLLPRRLTGTSLKYQRKVAVAVKRARHLALMPYVGDLLK; from the coding sequence ATGGCTACATCTATTGAACAACAAGCAAAAGGAAAAAAAGATGGTGAGATTAGATATCTTACTCCTCTTAATATAGAAACTACCAAAACTAAAAAGTACTGTAGATTTAAAAGATCGGGTATTAAATACATCGATTATAAAGATCCAAACTTTTTAATGAGTTTTGTAAACGAACAAGGAAAATTACTTCCTCGTCGTTTAACAGGTACTTCTTTAAAATACCAAAGAAAAGTGGCTGTTGCTGTTAAACGTGCACGTCATTTAGCATTAATGCCATACGTTGGTGATTTATTAAAATAA
- the rplI gene encoding 50S ribosomal protein L9 yields the protein MELILKKDVDNLGFKDDLVAVKNGYGRNFLIPQGFAELATPSAKKVLAETLKQRAYKEQKHIDEAKKQAEKLNGVDIKITAKSGAGDKLFGSITNADLADALAKEGVEIEKKYISIAGGNIKRLGQYDATLRFHREVISTLSFDVVGEA from the coding sequence ATGGAATTGATACTTAAAAAAGACGTAGATAATTTAGGATTTAAAGACGATTTAGTAGCTGTAAAAAACGGTTATGGTCGTAACTTTTTAATCCCACAAGGCTTCGCAGAATTAGCAACTCCATCAGCTAAGAAAGTTTTAGCTGAAACTCTTAAACAAAGAGCTTACAAAGAGCAAAAGCATATCGACGAAGCTAAGAAACAAGCTGAGAAACTTAACGGTGTTGATATCAAAATCACTGCAAAATCTGGTGCTGGAGACAAATTATTTGGATCTATCACTAACGCAGATTTAGCTGATGCTTTAGCTAAAGAAGGTGTTGAAATCGAAAAGAAATACATCAGTATTGCTGGTGGAAATATTAAAAGATTAGGACAGTACGATGCTACATTACGTTTCCATCGTGAGGTAATTTCTACATTATCATTTGATGTTGTAGGAGAAGCTTAA
- a CDS encoding DUF6495 family protein has product MKYARLTKEQLEEMHQEFINFLATQSITAEEWTDIKTNKPDVAEKEIDVFSDLIWEGVLNKVEFLEHFSKQQLFLFQITTATINLIAVKIENEAIDITTREGYNWLRANLMDDAVNIYTSTKAMSDDRNKDIFALIKQGASITKGELYQYFAGIVKG; this is encoded by the coding sequence ATGAAATACGCAAGACTTACAAAAGAGCAGCTAGAAGAAATGCATCAGGAATTTATAAATTTTCTAGCCACGCAATCTATTACTGCGGAAGAGTGGACAGATATTAAAACAAACAAGCCTGATGTAGCCGAAAAGGAAATTGATGTTTTTAGTGACCTTATTTGGGAAGGCGTTTTAAATAAAGTTGAGTTTTTAGAGCATTTTTCTAAGCAGCAACTGTTTTTGTTTCAAATAACTACAGCAACCATTAATTTAATAGCTGTCAAAATTGAAAATGAAGCGATTGATATTACCACTCGTGAAGGTTACAATTGGCTTAGAGCGAACTTAATGGATGATGCTGTAAACATTTATACATCAACTAAAGCGATGAGTGATGATCGTAATAAGGATATTTTCGCATTAATAAAACAAGGCGCGAGTATAACCAAAGGTGAGTTATACCAATATTTCGCTGGTATCGTAAAAGGTTAA
- a CDS encoding ABC transporter permease — protein sequence MFTLLRENISIAFDSIKGQLLRTILTVLIIAIGITALVGILSAVGALENTISGNFASMGANTFNIQRYEYTSQRGDEVNKVNPVITFREVKTFKDNYQFPLTTTAISFTGTAAAEIKWENEKTDPEINVLGVNENYITNSGLNVEKGREFNYFDIQNNSNVAIIGADFANDNGLFNGANPIDKTISVRGAKFKVVGILESKGSTFGNNEDLRVLIPIQHARSIFTNPGINYNLSIKVENKDALNAAQDEAILTFRNIRKLNPIEPNNFGLERSDSLLNEIAEMSGYLNMAAWIISLVTIFGSSIALMNIMLVSVTERTREIGVRKALGAKKNTIAAQFFMETLIIGQFGGILGIILGILIGMAVSAGVGFDFTTPWLAMFWAVVVTLFTALVSGLYPAIKASKQDPIESLRYE from the coding sequence ATGTTTACACTCCTACGCGAGAACATTAGTATCGCTTTCGATTCGATTAAAGGTCAGCTTTTAAGAACCATTCTTACTGTGCTAATTATTGCTATTGGGATTACCGCTTTGGTAGGAATTCTTAGTGCTGTTGGTGCTTTAGAAAATACTATTAGTGGAAATTTTGCCTCTATGGGCGCCAATACTTTTAATATTCAGCGATACGAATATACCTCACAACGTGGTGATGAAGTAAATAAAGTAAACCCCGTGATTACCTTTAGAGAGGTAAAAACCTTTAAAGATAATTACCAATTTCCGCTAACCACCACTGCGATTAGCTTCACCGGAACTGCTGCGGCAGAAATTAAATGGGAAAACGAAAAAACAGATCCTGAAATAAATGTACTCGGAGTTAACGAAAATTATATAACAAATTCTGGTCTCAATGTCGAAAAAGGCCGGGAATTTAATTATTTCGATATTCAGAATAATAGCAATGTTGCGATTATAGGAGCAGATTTCGCTAATGATAACGGACTTTTTAACGGGGCTAATCCTATCGATAAAACCATAAGTGTAAGAGGCGCTAAATTTAAAGTTGTAGGTATTTTAGAGTCTAAAGGATCCACATTTGGTAATAACGAAGATTTGAGGGTTTTAATCCCAATACAGCATGCACGATCTATTTTTACCAATCCCGGCATTAATTACAATCTGAGTATTAAGGTTGAAAACAAAGACGCTTTAAATGCTGCGCAGGATGAAGCAATCTTAACTTTTAGAAATATTAGAAAATTAAATCCAATCGAACCGAATAATTTTGGCCTTGAAAGAAGTGATAGCTTACTAAATGAAATTGCAGAAATGTCTGGCTATTTAAACATGGCAGCCTGGATTATTAGTCTGGTCACCATTTTTGGATCTTCGATTGCGCTAATGAATATTATGTTGGTAAGTGTGACTGAAAGAACCCGAGAAATAGGCGTTCGTAAAGCACTTGGCGCGAAGAAAAACACCATAGCTGCCCAATTCTTCATGGAGACTTTAATTATTGGTCAGTTTGGTGGAATTTTAGGTATAATCTTAGGAATATTAATTGGAATGGCAGTTTCAGCCGGTGTTGGATTCGACTTCACAACGCCGTGGTTAGCCATGTTTTGGGCTGTTGTAGTGACTTTATTCACAGCTTTGGTTTCTGGCCTCTATCCGGCTATTAAAGCCTCTAAGCAAGATCCTATTGAATCGCTTAGATACGAGTAA